Within Schaalia sp. HMT-172, the genomic segment GTCACGATCCTCAAGAACAACAGGCCGTGGGTGGTCATTCAACCGGCGCAGCAGTCTGAGAGCGCTGTCGATGTCGCTGTTGACTTCATGGATGCCTACGCGGACGTGTTTGAAGAGCTCGCGAAGTGAATGCTGTCGCGTTTTCTCAGGATGTGTGGTGTCGGTTTTACGCCTGACCATGCGGAG encodes:
- a CDS encoding type II toxin-antitoxin system Phd/YefM family antitoxin, whose product is MSTLTMGLAEAKNNFSRVTAEVNRTGKPVTILKNNRPWVVIQPAQQSESAVDVAVDFMDAYADVFEELAK